A stretch of the Dyella telluris genome encodes the following:
- a CDS encoding LysM peptidoglycan-binding domain-containing protein encodes MKAARRLRPLPLATSVFLAACASGPAQKPIQTPTPVPVQQKEVSVHPAAHPDLSSVGANSADDGNLWQNLRSSFAMADCDADPNINAWAHRYTSNPDRFESQIAAAAPRLAYVQQIAARHNVAGEFALLPWVESQYRPVSGGKGRPAGMWQIMPQTANAMGIRVDNNFDGRLDVPAATDAIMALLSRYHDDLGDWRLVDYAFNAGEFGIKRIVSQHGEPAAEPVIPKMPVKPVTREHLVKLLAIACVIRNPDRFNVSLPTLPSEQHLVTVNIDNSMPIARAASHAGMSTDELKDINAAFRNGMVDSNASPYLLLPRSKVQQFRNSLLSESNNGGAQNMPGTPTLPPLGAALGAASGDDDDSSTAKQTHTVKSGESLWSIARRYSVDIKQLEKWNHLQGPGVKPGQILKVSAPG; translated from the coding sequence ATGAAAGCCGCCCGACGCCTGCGCCCCCTGCCCCTCGCCACGTCGGTGTTCCTGGCCGCGTGCGCCTCTGGCCCGGCACAGAAACCCATACAGACACCGACACCCGTGCCGGTGCAGCAGAAAGAAGTCTCGGTGCACCCGGCCGCGCACCCGGATCTGTCATCCGTCGGCGCCAACAGCGCTGATGACGGCAACCTCTGGCAGAACCTTCGCAGCAGCTTCGCCATGGCCGACTGCGACGCCGACCCGAACATCAACGCCTGGGCGCATCGCTACACCAGCAATCCGGATCGCTTCGAAAGCCAGATCGCAGCCGCCGCACCTCGACTTGCCTACGTCCAACAGATCGCCGCCCGCCACAACGTGGCCGGCGAGTTCGCACTTCTTCCGTGGGTCGAGAGCCAGTACCGACCTGTTTCGGGCGGCAAGGGCAGGCCAGCGGGCATGTGGCAGATCATGCCGCAGACCGCGAACGCCATGGGCATCCGGGTCGACAACAACTTCGACGGACGTCTTGATGTTCCCGCGGCCACCGACGCCATCATGGCCTTGCTCAGTCGATATCACGACGACCTGGGTGACTGGCGACTGGTGGACTATGCCTTCAACGCGGGCGAGTTTGGCATCAAGCGCATCGTCAGCCAGCACGGCGAGCCTGCCGCCGAACCGGTGATTCCCAAGATGCCGGTGAAGCCGGTGACGCGCGAGCACCTGGTCAAGCTGCTGGCCATTGCCTGCGTCATCCGCAATCCCGATCGCTTCAATGTGAGCCTGCCCACGTTGCCTTCGGAGCAGCACCTGGTAACGGTGAACATCGACAACTCCATGCCGATCGCCCGCGCTGCAAGCCATGCTGGCATGTCGACGGATGAGCTGAAGGACATCAACGCCGCGTTCCGGAACGGCATGGTCGATAGCAATGCCTCCCCTTACCTGCTGCTCCCGCGCAGCAAGGTCCAGCAGTTCCGCAACTCACTGCTGTCGGAGAGCAATAACGGTGGCGCGCAGAACATGCCGGGCACGCCCACCCTGCCGCCACTCGGCGCAGCCCTGGGCGCTGCCAGCGGCGATGACGACGACAGCAGCACCGCGAAACAAACGCACACGGTGAAGTCCGGTGAAAGCCTGTGGTCCATCGCCCGTCGCTACTCGGTGGACATCAAGCAGCTGGAAAAGTGGAACCACCTGCAGGGCCCCGGCGTGAAGCCTGGCCAGATCCTCAAGGTCAGCGCTCCCGGATAA
- the gloB gene encoding hydroxyacylglutathione hydrolase, with product MHVVPLPALADNYIWLLHDDAGNAIVVDPGDAAPVEAALTQRHLQLRAILLTHHHNDHIGGVNALLSKREVPVYAPHDARIATATQRVSDGDVVALNLPAARFDVIAVPGHTTTHIAYTGEGVLLCGDTLFSMGCGRLFEGTPAQMLASLDRLASLPGNTLVCCAHEYTAANGRFAQTIEPDNASLSARRQEVDALRAHHKPSLPVALFIEQATNPFLRTDSDAVIAWGQRQGVEDDRVARFAALRASKDVFTG from the coding sequence TTGCACGTCGTACCGTTACCGGCGCTTGCCGACAACTACATCTGGCTGCTCCATGACGATGCCGGCAACGCCATCGTGGTCGACCCGGGCGATGCCGCGCCGGTCGAGGCCGCACTGACTCAGCGACACCTGCAATTGCGGGCCATCCTGCTGACGCACCACCACAACGATCACATTGGCGGGGTGAACGCCCTGCTGTCGAAGCGTGAAGTACCGGTTTATGCCCCTCATGACGCACGCATCGCCACGGCCACGCAGCGCGTGAGCGATGGCGATGTCGTGGCACTCAACCTGCCGGCCGCTCGCTTCGACGTCATCGCCGTGCCCGGGCACACGACCACGCACATTGCCTATACCGGCGAGGGCGTGCTTTTGTGTGGTGACACGCTTTTCAGCATGGGCTGTGGACGCCTTTTCGAGGGCACGCCCGCGCAGATGCTGGCCTCGCTCGACCGGCTGGCCTCACTGCCCGGCAATACGCTGGTTTGCTGCGCACACGAGTACACCGCGGCCAACGGGCGCTTCGCGCAAACGATCGAACCGGACAACGCCTCGCTTTCGGCACGCCGACAGGAAGTCGATGCCTTGCGCGCGCACCACAAACCCAGCCTGCCGGTGGCGCTTTTCATTGAGCAGGCGACCAATCCCTTCCTGCGCACCGACAGCGATGCCGTCATCGCATGGGGACAGCGCCAGGGCGTGGAGGATGATCGCGTTGCACGCTTCGCTGCCTTGCGGGCCAGCAAGGACGTATTCACCGGATGA
- a CDS encoding SurA N-terminal domain-containing protein: MLQALRTKLHGWPSIVILGICVFAISFFGIESYFASRTDTYVAMVGKHEISQRDFQDAMNNARRDAMARMGDQFDAASFESAETKRQVLDQLINAQLLRQANDTLGMKVSSAELRDRISSEQAFQVNGQFDPATYRAILAAQNMTPAMFEGSQRTSLEPGLLPRAIIASTIVTDADMDRYLGLLYQRRDLRWFAVPRPTLADTEVTDAQLDAFYKAHQADFMSPEQVSLKYIEVNGADLKSDVQPSEDDLKKRYEEQKQRFVQPEQRLVSHILVNVPKNATPDQQKAALAKAEKIAAEATPENFAKLAAQDSDDLGSKRSGGDLGWLEKGVTNAAFDSALFSLQKGQISKPVLSDEGYHVVWLRDVRSGDAKPFAEVRDQIAKDYLSTERDRQYSELAGKLTDQTYQNPSSLEPAAEALKLPVQTTELFSRKGGTGLAANPKLVQAAFSDDVLVQGNNSGLIDLGTNHAVVVRVDKHLPSAARPLAEVKDQVRQKILDERAAAEEQKRADALLARLQKGDDMPAVAASAGASVQTVADAVRMQQGVAPEVLEQAFLLPHPVAGKAEFARVALQNGSYALVAVDKVQDGDLSKVTAEQRTTLRGQMAQAYGILATQGFIDALKAKVEVKVAPDRM; this comes from the coding sequence ATGCTGCAGGCACTGCGTACCAAGCTTCACGGATGGCCTTCGATCGTCATTCTGGGCATTTGCGTCTTCGCTATCTCGTTCTTCGGCATCGAGTCGTATTTCGCGTCGCGTACCGATACCTACGTGGCCATGGTCGGCAAGCACGAGATCAGCCAGCGCGATTTCCAGGACGCCATGAACAATGCCCGCCGCGACGCCATGGCGCGCATGGGTGACCAGTTCGATGCGGCCTCGTTTGAAAGCGCCGAGACCAAGCGCCAGGTGCTCGATCAGCTGATCAATGCACAGCTGCTCCGGCAGGCGAACGACACGCTTGGCATGAAGGTGTCCAGCGCCGAGCTGCGCGACCGCATTTCCAGCGAACAGGCGTTCCAGGTCAACGGCCAGTTCGACCCCGCGACGTACCGCGCCATCCTTGCCGCGCAGAACATGACGCCGGCGATGTTCGAGGGCAGCCAGCGCACGTCGCTTGAGCCCGGCCTGCTGCCGCGCGCGATCATCGCCAGCACGATCGTCACCGACGCCGACATGGATCGTTACCTTGGCCTGCTTTACCAGCGTCGCGACCTGCGCTGGTTCGCGGTGCCGCGCCCGACCCTGGCGGATACCGAAGTCACCGACGCCCAGCTTGACGCCTTCTACAAGGCGCATCAGGCCGATTTCATGAGCCCGGAACAGGTCTCGCTGAAGTACATCGAAGTCAACGGCGCCGACCTGAAGAGCGACGTGCAGCCCAGCGAAGACGACCTGAAGAAGCGCTACGAAGAGCAGAAGCAGCGCTTCGTGCAGCCCGAGCAGCGCCTGGTGTCGCACATCCTGGTGAACGTGCCGAAGAACGCCACGCCGGACCAGCAGAAGGCTGCGCTCGCCAAGGCCGAGAAGATCGCCGCCGAAGCCACGCCGGAGAATTTCGCCAAGCTCGCCGCACAGGATTCGGACGACCTGGGTTCCAAGCGCTCCGGCGGTGACCTGGGCTGGCTCGAGAAGGGTGTGACCAACGCCGCGTTCGACTCCGCGCTGTTCTCGCTGCAGAAGGGCCAGATCTCCAAGCCCGTGCTGTCGGACGAGGGTTATCACGTGGTGTGGCTGCGTGATGTGCGCAGCGGTGACGCGAAGCCGTTCGCCGAAGTGCGCGACCAGATCGCCAAGGATTACCTCTCCACCGAGCGTGATCGCCAGTACAGCGAACTTGCCGGCAAGCTCACCGACCAGACCTACCAGAACCCGTCGTCGCTCGAGCCGGCGGCCGAGGCGCTCAAGTTGCCGGTGCAGACCACCGAGCTGTTCTCCCGCAAGGGTGGTACCGGCCTGGCGGCCAATCCGAAGCTGGTGCAGGCCGCTTTCTCGGACGACGTGCTCGTGCAGGGCAACAATTCGGGCCTGATCGATCTGGGCACGAATCACGCCGTGGTGGTGCGCGTTGACAAGCACCTGCCGTCGGCAGCGCGTCCGCTGGCCGAGGTGAAGGATCAGGTTCGCCAGAAGATCCTGGACGAGCGCGCCGCGGCGGAAGAGCAGAAGCGGGCCGATGCACTGCTGGCTCGCCTGCAGAAGGGCGACGACATGCCGGCCGTGGCGGCTTCCGCGGGTGCTTCCGTGCAGACGGTGGCCGATGCGGTTCGCATGCAGCAGGGCGTGGCCCCGGAAGTGCTGGAGCAGGCGTTCCTGCTGCCGCACCCGGTTGCCGGCAAGGCAGAGTTTGCACGCGTTGCCCTGCAGAACGGCAGCTACGCACTGGTGGCCGTGGACAAGGTGCAGGACGGCGACCTGAGCAAGGTGACCGCTGAGCAGCGCACCACGCTGCGCGGCCAGATGGCCCAGGCTTACGGGATCCTCGCCACCCAGGGTTTCATCGACGCGCTGAAGGCCAAAGTTGAGGTCAAGGTGGCCCCGGATCGCATGTAA